A region of the Streptococcus suis genome:
GTATGAGCTTCTTCCAAGTCAAGCACTACTTTCTTTGTGACCTGAGCAAGATTTTTCCGCCAAGTTTCATCAATGACATAGACTGTCTGTGCAGCTTTAATGATGGCTTGGTAGATTTTATCTGGGTCAAATTCAACAATCTCTCCACTACGTTTAATGACTTGCATAAAAGCTCCTTTCTGGTTTTCAGTAAACCCTTTCATACTTACATTATCTAGGTTTTTATGCATTTTGTCAAGTATTTCTTTTTCATAAATTTTGCCTTGGCTTATTTTCACTGAAAGCCCTTTAGTATGATATAATGGACCTATTAAAATGAAATAAGGAGAAAATCATGACAAACGCAATGCCTAAACGTCAAGAAATTGATGTACAATTAACCTGGGATACGGACATTCTATTTCCAACCCCTGACAACTACAAAGAAAATTTAGCAGCCTACGCTAAGCAAGTGACAGCTTTCGAATCGAATTACAAAGGGAAGCTAACTGATAAGGATACCATCGTTTCCGCCTTAACAGAATACGAAAAAATCGTTATTCTTGATAGCAGACTTTCCCACTATGCCTTCCTTCCTTTGGAAGTCGATAAGATGAATACTGAATTGGCGAGCCTGGCCAACGAATACGACCTCGTTTCTGCCAAGGCACGTCCTCAACGAGATTTCCTCTATTCAGAACTTGGGCAATTAGATGAAGCCTTTCTTCTTGAATTAAAAGAAGAACAACCACAATGGGCTGCTTTCTTTGATGGTATTCTCCGTGACAAGCCGCATCAACTGCACCCACTTCAAGAAGAGCTTTTATCAAATTTTGCTCCAACCTTTGGCCAGCCATATAACAACTACGGTGTGACCAAGTTTGAGGATATGACCTTTGACAACTTCGAGGCAAATGGTCAAACACTCGGCAATAGCTATGTGCTCTTTGAAAATGATTATGAACTCAGCCATGATACCGAAATCCGTCGTAATTCAGCTGCTGGTTTCTATTCAACCTTGAAAAAATACAAGAATACAACCGCAGCGACATATTTATCTCATATCAAGAATGAGCAAATTGAAGCTCGCTTGCGTGGTTTTGACAGCACAATTGACTTCCTCTTGCATAGTCAAAATGTCTCTCGTGATCTCTTCGACCGTCAGATTGATGTCATCATGAAAGAATTGGCTCCTCACATGCGTCGCTATGTGAAATTGGTTGCTAAGGCTCATGGATTGGACAAGATCACACATGCTGACTTGAAAATCAGTCTACCATCGGAATACAACCAACGCATCACTCCTGAAGAATCTAAGCAATTCTTGATTGACTGCTTGGGCATTCTTGGTGAAGATTATGTGAAAATGATTGAACAATCATTTGATGAGCGTTGGATTGACTTTGCTCAAAACGAAGGTAAGGCTACTGGTGGCTTCTGTGCTACTCTTTATGATGGACCATCTTACATCTTACTTTCATGGACAGGCTTGATGAACGAGGTCTTGGTATTGGCTCACGAATTGGGACATGCTGGTCATTTCCAATTGGCTAAGAAACAAAGCGTTCTCAGCTACGATCCATCCCTCTACTTCATCGAGGCGCCTTCTACTGCTAACGAAGTCTTAACATGTAACACCCTTTTGAAAAACAACCAAGATCCTGGCTTCCAGGCTTACTTGATTAGCGA
Encoded here:
- the pepF gene encoding oligoendopeptidase F, with the translated sequence MTNAMPKRQEIDVQLTWDTDILFPTPDNYKENLAAYAKQVTAFESNYKGKLTDKDTIVSALTEYEKIVILDSRLSHYAFLPLEVDKMNTELASLANEYDLVSAKARPQRDFLYSELGQLDEAFLLELKEEQPQWAAFFDGILRDKPHQLHPLQEELLSNFAPTFGQPYNNYGVTKFEDMTFDNFEANGQTLGNSYVLFENDYELSHDTEIRRNSAAGFYSTLKKYKNTTAATYLSHIKNEQIEARLRGFDSTIDFLLHSQNVSRDLFDRQIDVIMKELAPHMRRYVKLVAKAHGLDKITHADLKISLPSEYNQRITPEESKQFLIDCLGILGEDYVKMIEQSFDERWIDFAQNEGKATGGFCATLYDGPSYILLSWTGLMNEVLVLAHELGHAGHFQLAKKQSVLSYDPSLYFIEAPSTANEVLTCNTLLKNNQDPGFQAYLISELISRTYFHNMVTHLLEAAFQREVYTRLDNEEYLNGDILCQIKLDIIKEFWGEDFEIGDDAGLIWMRQPHYYIGLYPYTYSAGLTIGTAMAKQLEEKPEEVVEKWLETLSLGASLSAQDLAKHAGVDVSTDQPLKETIAYVGSLVDKLETLI